One Budorcas taxicolor isolate Tak-1 chromosome 6, Takin1.1, whole genome shotgun sequence DNA segment encodes these proteins:
- the PPBP gene encoding platelet basic protein, which produces MSLRLHTTSSYTVRSPLPVLQVLLLMSLLLTMLVPSTNGKLSSKERLFHVELRCLCVKTTSGIHSSNIQSLQVNRAGPHCANVEVLAMLKNGKKICLDPEAPRIKKIVQKILEDGGSAA; this is translated from the exons ATGAGCCTCAGACTCCACACCACCTCCTCATATACCGTGCGCAGCCCACTTCCTGTCCTACAGGTGTTGCTGCTGATGTCACTGCTCCTGACGATGCTGGTTCCCTCCACCAATGGAAAAC TTAGCAGTAAAGAGAGATTGTTCCATGTTGAACTTCGCTGCTTGTGTGTGAAGACCACCTCTGGCATTCATTCCAGTAACATCCAAAGTTTGCAGGTCAACAGGGCTGGCCCCCACTGTGCCAATGTCGAAGTATT AGCCATGCTaaagaatgggaagaaaatctgCCTGGATCCGGAAGCCCCCAGAATCAAGAAAATAGTCCAGAAAATCTTGGAAGATGGTGGATCAGCTGCTtaa